A window of the Desulfobacula toluolica Tol2 genome harbors these coding sequences:
- a CDS encoding DegT/DnrJ/EryC1/StrS family aminotransferase, translating to MNVPFAIPDLGNQEIQEVISVIKSGWLTTASRCKQFEENFAKYVGAKHALAVNSATAALHLGVESMGADPDTAVLVPTFTFTSTAEVVRYFDAEPIFVDCEPDTFCISSDLIEQAYDHYKANNLPAKKIKIMIPVHFGGHPCEMNDIVALAKKYGLKIIEDAAHAIPTRYAAAESLQESNQIEGKLIGNTGDITCFSFYANKTMTTGEGGMLCTDNDDIAKRVQVMRLHGISRDVWDRFETGASWEYDIVAPGYKYNMPDISAAIGIHQLKKVEQFRDQRQKIAQIYFDELKNIPGLILPRLKCPKEFHSWYLFMVLINPEASKNGLTRDDLITELSKRNIGTSVHYKPLHRMSYYKNRYKLKPEMFPNAEWVFQRCVSLPMFSAMKENQLEYVIESIKEILL from the coding sequence ATGAACGTTCCTTTTGCAATACCTGATTTAGGAAATCAGGAAATCCAGGAGGTCATTTCCGTTATCAAAAGCGGTTGGCTGACCACTGCTTCCCGATGTAAGCAGTTTGAAGAAAATTTTGCAAAATATGTTGGTGCGAAGCATGCGCTGGCTGTTAATTCAGCTACCGCAGCCCTGCACTTAGGCGTTGAATCCATGGGAGCAGACCCAGATACTGCTGTCCTCGTCCCCACATTTACCTTTACCTCTACGGCCGAAGTTGTGCGTTATTTTGATGCGGAACCAATTTTTGTAGATTGCGAGCCAGATACATTTTGTATTTCCTCTGATTTAATCGAACAGGCCTATGACCATTATAAAGCAAACAACCTCCCTGCAAAAAAAATCAAAATCATGATTCCAGTTCATTTTGGAGGACACCCTTGCGAGATGAATGATATTGTAGCCTTGGCTAAAAAATATGGTTTGAAAATAATAGAGGATGCAGCCCATGCCATCCCAACGCGATATGCAGCCGCTGAAAGTTTACAGGAATCTAACCAAATTGAAGGCAAACTGATTGGAAATACTGGTGATATTACCTGTTTCAGCTTTTATGCAAACAAAACAATGACAACTGGTGAAGGGGGTATGCTTTGCACGGACAATGATGACATTGCAAAAAGAGTTCAGGTGATGCGTCTTCATGGGATCAGCCGAGATGTCTGGGACAGATTTGAAACCGGTGCCTCCTGGGAATATGACATTGTAGCACCGGGATACAAATATAACATGCCGGATATAAGCGCAGCCATAGGCATTCATCAGTTGAAAAAAGTTGAACAATTCAGAGACCAGCGCCAGAAAATAGCACAAATATATTTTGATGAGTTAAAAAATATTCCCGGATTGATTTTACCCCGATTAAAATGTCCAAAGGAATTTCATTCCTGGTATTTGTTTATGGTTTTAATCAATCCAGAAGCATCAAAAAATGGATTAACCCGGGATGATCTGATCACTGAACTAAGCAAGCGTAATATTGGAACCAGTGTTCATTACAAACCCCTTCATCGCATGTCCTATTATAAAAACCGGTATAAATTAAAGCCGGAAATGTTTCCCAATGCGGAATGGGTATTCCAAAGATGTGTGAGTTTACCCATGTTTTCGGCAATGAAGGAAAATCAGCTTGAATATGTGATTGAATCAATTAAAGAAATTTTGCTATGA
- a CDS encoding class I SAM-dependent methyltransferase, whose product MEKIRMNKNRMNHEVKRIQRVYAERDASGRKALYEWHRPEIIQQDAARRRIAATLLANTIGRDISKVRVLDVGCGSGTFLRTLVEWGAYPENLVGTELLTDRLKKAQQCSAPGIDWHIGELDFAESDRFDLVVTNTVFSSILDKAIRTQLATDMWRVLKPGGWIMVFDFRYNNPSNRKVRKVTRQELRGYWPAIDERYQTLLLAPPIARRLASAPYLISELLTGFIPLLRSHFIYMAQKGQN is encoded by the coding sequence ATGGAAAAAATCAGGATGAATAAGAACCGAATGAACCACGAAGTAAAAAGGATTCAAAGAGTTTATGCAGAAAGAGATGCCTCTGGTAGAAAAGCTCTTTATGAATGGCATCGTCCTGAAATAATACAACAAGACGCTGCGCGAAGGCGCATTGCTGCTACATTATTGGCAAATACCATAGGTCGAGATATTTCTAAAGTTAGAGTTTTAGATGTGGGCTGTGGATCAGGAACTTTTTTGCGTACTTTGGTGGAGTGGGGAGCGTATCCCGAAAATTTGGTTGGCACGGAATTATTGACGGATCGATTGAAAAAAGCACAGCAATGTTCTGCACCGGGGATAGATTGGCATATTGGTGAATTGGATTTTGCTGAGTCAGATCGCTTTGATTTGGTGGTGACCAATACAGTTTTTTCTTCGATTTTGGATAAGGCAATACGAACTCAACTGGCTACAGATATGTGGCGGGTACTCAAACCAGGTGGTTGGATCATGGTGTTTGATTTTCGTTACAATAATCCATCCAATCGGAAGGTACGCAAAGTAACACGTCAGGAATTGCGAGGCTATTGGCCAGCAATTGATGAACGTTACCAGACTTTATTGCTTGCACCGCCTATTGCTAGACGGCTGGCTTCGGCACCTTATCTTATCAGTGAGCTACTGACGGGTTTTATACCGTTGCTTCGGTCCCATTTCATTTATATGGCACAAAAAGGTCAAAATTAA
- a CDS encoding glycosyltransferase family 2 protein: MNNIPFISIIIPCRNEEQFIRKCIDSIISQDYPKSKLEVIVVDGMSDDRTRELLKMYMKEHAFVRLLHNPQKIVSTALNIGIKNARGEIIVRMDVHTEYAPDYISQCFQILKQTGADNVGGAARTKAYTYIQKAISIAYKSPFGVGGAKFHDKNFEGYVDTITYGCWKKLTLEKIGLFDEELVRNQDDELNLRLIRSGGKIWQSPAIKSWYYPRDSIVTLFKQYVQYGYWKVRVIQKHKMPASIRHIVPGAFVGLLAIITVLSPFSQLYLKTLVILLACYILTNSVASFLACKESSNWKYITVMPIVFAAYHFGYGYGFLRGILNFAILKKQDLKTFTKLTRITRNRKEKIR, encoded by the coding sequence ATGAATAATATTCCTTTTATTTCCATCATCATTCCTTGCCGTAATGAAGAACAATTCATTCGTAAATGCATTGATTCAATAATTTCTCAAGATTATCCAAAGAGTAAATTAGAAGTGATAGTTGTTGATGGCATGAGTGATGATAGAACAAGGGAACTTCTTAAAATGTATATGAAAGAGCATGCGTTTGTAAGGCTTTTGCATAATCCACAAAAAATTGTTTCAACTGCTTTGAATATTGGTATAAAAAATGCTCGGGGTGAGATAATCGTTAGAATGGACGTTCATACTGAATATGCACCAGATTATATCAGCCAATGTTTTCAGATTCTTAAGCAAACAGGAGCAGATAATGTAGGGGGGGCCGCTAGGACTAAAGCATATACCTATATTCAAAAAGCCATAAGTATCGCCTACAAAAGCCCCTTTGGGGTTGGAGGGGCTAAATTTCACGATAAGAATTTTGAAGGATATGTTGATACTATAACTTATGGTTGCTGGAAAAAATTAACTTTAGAAAAAATAGGCCTTTTTGATGAGGAACTCGTTCGCAATCAAGATGACGAACTTAACTTGCGGTTAATTCGATCCGGTGGCAAGATATGGCAATCACCTGCAATAAAGTCATGGTATTACCCACGTGATTCTATTGTTACTTTGTTTAAGCAATATGTACAATATGGATACTGGAAAGTCAGGGTGATTCAAAAACACAAAATGCCTGCTTCGATCCGTCATATTGTTCCAGGTGCTTTTGTAGGTTTACTTGCCATTATAACTGTGCTTTCTCCATTTAGTCAGCTTTATCTGAAAACATTAGTTATACTCCTTGCTTGTTATATACTTACAAATTCAGTAGCTTCATTCCTGGCTTGCAAAGAATCTTCAAATTGGAAATATATTACTGTTATGCCGATAGTATTTGCAGCCTATCACTTCGGGTATGGTTATGGTTTTTTACGTGGTATATTGAATTTTGCTATTTTAAAAAAACAAGATCTTAAAACATTCACAAAACTTACACGCATTACACGCAATAGAAAGGAAAAAATAAGATAA
- the wecB gene encoding non-hydrolyzing UDP-N-acetylglucosamine 2-epimerase — MAVLSPLKVMTIVGTRPEIIRLSRVISVLNNHVNHIIVHTGQNYDYELNEVFFENLELRRPDYFLGINAVSLGNAVGDIIRKSEDVFLKEKPDAVLVLGDTNSCLAAYMAKRLHIPIFHMEAGNRSFDFNVPEEINRKIIDHIADFNLVYTEHARRHLISEGLQHRRIYLTGSPMYEVLSYYGQKINDSKIMDSLELTKKKYFVASIHREENVDNSANLVKIVSILNGLAEEYDFRVIVSTHPRTKKRLEELKNINIDNRVVFMKPFGFHDYNHLQIHAKCTLSDSGTISEESAILSFPAISLRQSMERPEAQDAGTIVLTGFEKNIVLGAVRTVIHEHENNNDYSDIPAEYLIKNTSLRVLKLILGNTKLSNKWWGIV, encoded by the coding sequence ATGGCTGTATTATCTCCACTAAAAGTAATGACAATTGTAGGCACACGTCCAGAAATTATTAGATTGTCCAGAGTTATATCTGTTTTAAATAATCATGTGAATCATATAATTGTCCATACAGGACAAAATTATGATTATGAACTGAATGAAGTTTTCTTTGAAAATCTGGAATTGCGTAGACCTGATTATTTTTTGGGCATAAATGCCGTATCCTTGGGCAATGCGGTGGGTGATATTATCCGTAAATCCGAAGATGTCTTTTTAAAAGAAAAACCTGATGCGGTTTTAGTGCTTGGAGATACTAATTCTTGCCTTGCAGCCTATATGGCAAAACGTTTGCATATTCCTATTTTTCATATGGAAGCGGGGAATCGTAGTTTTGATTTCAATGTTCCTGAAGAGATTAACAGAAAAATCATCGATCATATAGCTGATTTTAATCTGGTCTATACAGAACATGCAAGAAGACACTTAATCAGCGAAGGCCTTCAGCATAGAAGAATATACCTAACAGGATCGCCAATGTATGAGGTACTCAGTTATTATGGGCAAAAAATTAATGACTCAAAGATAATGGATAGTTTGGAACTCACAAAAAAGAAATATTTTGTGGCTTCAATACATCGTGAGGAAAATGTAGATAATTCAGCCAATCTTGTTAAGATAGTTTCTATTTTAAATGGTTTGGCAGAAGAATATGATTTTCGTGTTATAGTATCGACACATCCAAGAACGAAAAAGCGATTAGAAGAATTGAAAAATATAAATATTGATAACCGGGTTGTTTTTATGAAACCTTTTGGTTTTCATGATTATAATCATTTACAGATACATGCCAAATGCACACTGTCTGACAGTGGTACAATCAGTGAAGAGTCTGCAATTCTATCTTTTCCAGCGATTAGTCTTCGACAGAGTATGGAAAGACCAGAAGCTCAAGATGCTGGTACTATTGTCCTAACTGGATTCGAAAAAAATATTGTTTTAGGAGCAGTAAGAACAGTAATTCATGAACATGAAAATAATAATGATTATAGCGATATCCCCGCGGAATACTTAATTAAAAACACCTCTCTTCGAGTTTTAAAATTAATACTTGGCAACACTAAACTCAGTAACAAGTGGTGGGGGATTGTTTAA
- a CDS encoding polysaccharide biosynthesis C-terminal domain-containing protein: MIKVGITGQSGFVGSHLFNYLGLKENIQQILFEKFFFDNFKLLKNFVSKCDVIVHLAAVNRHENPEILYETNISLIKKLISACSATESKPHIIFSSSTQEEGETPYGKSKHNGRCMFEEWANRNNSKFTGLIIPNVYGPFGKPYHNSVVATFCYQLNHGEKPKIHLDGTLKLIYINELVDLIFRIIIEEEDEILCDNRTSVYQVPSSQTANVSEILSILTEYKNEYMGKGCIPNINDSFRLNLFHTFRCYMPDDYFPCLYQKYEDNRGEFVELLRANSAGQSSYSLTKPGITRGDHYHTRKAERFAVVKGKCLIQLRRIGTNNVIEYELDGKAPAFVDIPIWYTHNIVNIGDEDLYTFFWINEFYDHNDPDTYFEKVIV, translated from the coding sequence ATGATTAAAGTCGGCATCACAGGACAATCAGGATTTGTAGGTAGTCATTTATTTAATTATTTAGGATTAAAAGAGAATATCCAACAAATTTTGTTTGAAAAATTCTTTTTTGACAATTTCAAATTATTGAAAAATTTTGTTTCGAAATGTGATGTAATTGTTCATCTTGCAGCTGTTAACAGGCATGAAAATCCAGAAATTTTGTATGAAACCAATATCAGTTTAATAAAAAAACTTATTTCGGCATGTTCTGCTACAGAATCAAAACCTCATATCATCTTTTCATCTTCCACACAGGAAGAAGGTGAAACACCCTATGGAAAATCAAAGCATAATGGACGGTGTATGTTTGAAGAATGGGCTAACAGGAATAATTCAAAATTTACAGGATTAATTATTCCCAATGTATACGGTCCTTTTGGAAAGCCATACCATAATTCTGTAGTTGCAACCTTCTGTTATCAATTAAACCATGGTGAAAAACCAAAAATCCATCTTGATGGAACGCTTAAACTTATTTATATTAATGAGTTGGTTGATCTCATTTTTAGGATTATTATCGAGGAGGAAGATGAAATACTATGTGATAATAGGACATCGGTATATCAGGTCCCTTCTTCTCAAACCGCCAATGTTTCAGAAATCTTATCAATTTTGACTGAATATAAAAATGAGTATATGGGCAAGGGATGTATTCCCAATATCAATGATTCTTTCAGATTAAATCTTTTTCATACATTTAGATGTTATATGCCCGATGACTATTTTCCCTGTCTTTATCAAAAGTATGAAGATAATAGAGGGGAATTTGTTGAATTACTTAGAGCTAATTCTGCTGGCCAAAGTTCATACTCCTTAACAAAGCCTGGAATTACCAGGGGTGATCATTATCATACCCGAAAGGCTGAACGTTTCGCTGTTGTTAAAGGAAAGTGTTTAATTCAATTAAGAAGAATTGGCACTAATAATGTTATTGAATATGAATTGGATGGTAAAGCTCCAGCATTTGTAGATATACCTATTTGGTACACGCATAATATTGTAAACATCGGTGATGAAGATTTATATACTTTTTTTTGGATTAATGAATTTTATGATCATAATGATCCGGACACCTATTTTGAAAAGGTAATTGTTTAA